A single window of Archangium gephyra DNA harbors:
- a CDS encoding potassium channel family protein, whose product MVTLRRRLAMNLLYLRALLRRFRTTALMAVLLFGCMPLVYRWRHVGADGHAVSLGKALRHVYFLLYGQPSLDVDDSLLMFLDMVIPPVGIAVLVDGVVRFAYLFFARHRQDKEWFEVIAETFKGHVVVCGAGRVGYRVVVQLRSLGKDVVVVEKREEAAFVAVLRDEQVPLLIDDIRSPQCLPRTNVKKAAAIVCATDDDLANLNIALDARRMNPDIRVVIRLFDDDLVAKVRDTFKAEALSSSSLAAPAMALAALDPRIVHSFRIGTHLMVVSVFEARSGLPGLTISEVRDRFGGLTLSMRRGGKGDEWLHPSGDTRIQAGDMVTLQAEYKDYKQLRAFTMEPEAPVYAHHGEG is encoded by the coding sequence ATGGTGACTCTCCGCCGCCGCCTGGCGATGAATCTGCTCTACCTCCGTGCGCTGCTGCGTCGCTTCCGCACGACGGCCCTCATGGCGGTGTTGCTCTTCGGCTGCATGCCGCTGGTGTACCGCTGGCGCCATGTCGGGGCGGATGGGCACGCGGTGAGCCTGGGCAAGGCGCTGCGCCACGTCTACTTCCTGCTCTACGGGCAGCCGTCGCTGGACGTGGATGACAGCCTGTTGATGTTCCTCGACATGGTCATCCCGCCGGTGGGCATCGCGGTGCTCGTCGACGGCGTGGTGCGCTTCGCCTATCTCTTCTTCGCCAGGCACCGGCAGGACAAGGAGTGGTTCGAGGTGATTGCCGAGACGTTCAAGGGGCACGTGGTGGTGTGCGGCGCGGGGCGGGTGGGGTACCGCGTGGTGGTGCAGCTGCGCTCGCTGGGCAAGGACGTGGTGGTGGTGGAGAAGCGCGAGGAGGCGGCCTTCGTGGCGGTGCTGCGCGACGAGCAGGTGCCGTTGCTCATCGACGACATCCGCAGCCCGCAGTGCCTGCCCCGCACCAACGTGAAGAAGGCGGCGGCCATCGTCTGCGCCACGGATGATGATCTGGCCAACCTGAACATCGCGCTGGACGCGCGCAGGATGAACCCGGACATCCGCGTGGTCATCCGGCTCTTCGACGACGACCTGGTGGCCAAGGTGCGCGACACCTTCAAGGCCGAGGCGCTGAGCAGCTCGTCGCTGGCGGCCCCCGCCATGGCGCTGGCGGCGTTGGATCCGCGCATCGTCCACTCGTTCCGCATCGGCACGCACCTGATGGTGGTGTCTGTCTTCGAGGCGCGCTCGGGGCTGCCAGGGCTGACCATCTCCGAGGTGCGGGACCGCTTCGGAGGGCTGACGTTGTCCATGCGCCGGGGAGGCAAGGGCGACGAGTGGCTGCACCCCTCCGGCGACACGCGTATCCAGGCCGGGGACATGGTGACGCTCCAGGCCGAGTACAAGGACTACAAGCAGCTGCGCGCCTTCACGATGGAGCCGGAAGCCCCCGTCTACGCCCACCACGGCGAGGGCTGA
- a CDS encoding sensor histidine kinase produces the protein MKTLSFRSQLLLLMVVPVLVTTAALGGLAYRAASEAVTQNAIRAVGIAANAREQALVTRLRRQHERASALLDTTSDCADKGPERARCLQDALDDFVVTEGVRDARLVVPGLEPLLVGAEARSLADLAPLPADQLARVEPKQGHERVYEMFIQRGGRSLGLRFSAAVQLEPLFRDRYGLGGSGETFLADSQGVFITQPRYPGHSGEHQSHPIDARPMRECLSGQDAEILALDYRDVEVIHGFRFIEELGGGCIMAHIEQAEAFAPVRTLRARLLEVAGVLASLAVGLSFVFARRFSRPVSHLTDRARALQEGALDIVVPAEGPRELKLFAETFTKMARSLQEATQERERLLREVQADRTRLEVLAREAQEAARIREDLVAVVSHDLRNPISAISMSASMMLKREGLTDWQAKGLSRIYSAADRAIRLIRDLLDSTQARVGGIPVERKPLDFHELARHVVEEVQLAYPERHIHFETGGDAQGAWDADRMAQVITNLVGNAVQHSPAGTPVRVHSRGEDGVVLFEIHNEGAPIAAEALPTLFEPFRRGRGAGGGAMGSVGLGLFISRQLVEAHGGTIEVRSARGEGTTFTVRLPRASPAAATAPCTDRGRG, from the coding sequence ATGAAGACGCTCTCCTTCCGCTCCCAGCTCCTGCTGCTGATGGTCGTCCCGGTGCTGGTGACGACGGCGGCGCTTGGCGGGCTGGCCTACCGGGCGGCGAGCGAGGCCGTGACCCAGAACGCCATCCGCGCGGTGGGGATCGCCGCGAACGCGCGCGAGCAGGCCCTGGTGACGCGGCTGCGCCGGCAGCATGAGCGCGCCAGCGCCTTGCTGGACACGACGTCCGATTGTGCGGACAAGGGGCCGGAGCGGGCCCGCTGTCTCCAGGACGCACTCGACGATTTCGTGGTGACCGAGGGCGTGCGGGACGCGCGGCTGGTGGTCCCCGGATTGGAGCCCCTCCTGGTGGGCGCGGAGGCCCGGTCGTTGGCGGACCTGGCCCCGCTGCCAGCGGACCAGTTGGCGCGTGTCGAGCCCAAGCAGGGCCATGAGCGCGTCTACGAGATGTTCATCCAGCGGGGCGGCAGGAGCCTGGGCCTGCGCTTCAGTGCCGCCGTGCAGCTCGAGCCCCTCTTCCGGGACCGGTATGGCCTGGGCGGTTCGGGGGAGACGTTCCTGGCGGACAGCCAGGGGGTCTTCATCACGCAGCCGAGGTACCCGGGGCACTCGGGGGAGCACCAGAGCCACCCCATCGACGCCCGGCCCATGCGCGAGTGTCTATCCGGCCAGGACGCGGAGATCCTCGCCCTGGACTACCGCGACGTGGAGGTCATCCACGGCTTCCGCTTCATCGAGGAGCTCGGTGGTGGCTGCATCATGGCCCACATCGAGCAGGCCGAGGCGTTCGCTCCGGTGCGCACGCTGCGGGCCAGGCTGCTCGAGGTCGCCGGAGTCCTGGCGTCGCTCGCGGTGGGGCTCTCCTTCGTCTTCGCGCGCCGCTTCTCGCGCCCGGTGTCACACCTCACGGACAGGGCCCGTGCGCTCCAGGAGGGCGCCCTCGACATCGTGGTGCCGGCCGAGGGCCCCCGGGAGCTGAAGCTGTTCGCCGAGACCTTCACGAAGATGGCGCGCTCGCTCCAGGAGGCCACGCAGGAGCGCGAGCGGCTGCTGCGGGAGGTGCAGGCGGACCGGACCCGGCTGGAGGTGCTCGCCCGGGAGGCACAGGAGGCCGCCCGCATCCGCGAGGATCTGGTGGCCGTCGTGTCCCACGATTTGCGCAATCCCATCTCGGCCATCTCCATGTCCGCCAGCATGATGCTCAAGCGCGAGGGACTCACGGACTGGCAGGCCAAGGGGTTGAGCCGCATCTACTCGGCGGCGGACCGGGCCATCCGGTTGATCCGGGACCTGCTCGACTCCACGCAGGCGCGGGTGGGGGGGATTCCCGTGGAGCGCAAGCCCCTGGACTTCCACGAGCTCGCCCGGCACGTGGTGGAGGAGGTGCAGCTCGCGTATCCCGAGCGGCACATCCACTTCGAGACAGGGGGGGACGCGCAAGGCGCGTGGGACGCGGACCGCATGGCGCAGGTCATCACCAACCTGGTGGGCAATGCCGTGCAGCACAGTCCCGCGGGCACGCCGGTGCGGGTGCACTCGCGAGGGGAAGACGGGGTGGTGCTGTTCGAGATCCACAACGAGGGCGCGCCCATTGCGGCCGAGGCGCTGCCCACCTTGTTCGAGCCCTTCCGGCGGGGACGGGGCGCGGGAGGCGGTGCGATGGGCAGCGTGGGCCTCGGGCTCTTCATCAGCCGGCAGCTCGTCGAGGCCCACGGTGGCACCATCGAGGTGCGCTCCGCGCGGGGGGAGGGGACGACGTTCACGGTCCGCCTCCCCCGCGCGAGTCCCGCCGCGGCTACTGCCCCATGTACGGATAGGGGACGCGGGTAG
- a CDS encoding O-acetylhomoserine aminocarboxypropyltransferase/cysteine synthase family protein → MSTNPSQSKHFETLALHAGYEPDPTTGSRAVPIYQTTSYRFRNAQHAADLFALKEPGNIYTRIMNPTTDVFEKRIAALEGGVGALAVASGQAAETLAILNILKAGDELVSATSLYGGTYNLFKVTLPRLGIQTRFVDANKPEEVKAAIGPRTKALYIESVGNPRLDIPDFEALGAVAREAGLPLIVDNTALSPALFNPLRHGANIVVHSATKYIGGHGTSIGGVIVDGGTFPWDNGRFPEFTEPNPGYHGLRLTEALGAAAYIGKARLEGLRDLGPALSPFNAHAFILGLETLKLRVERHSENALAVAKWLRRHPKVEWVRYPGLEEDPSFANARKYLRNGAGGLVTFGVRGGVEAGRKLIDGVKLWSLLANIGDTRSLVIHPASTTHQQLTPEERLSTGVTDGLVRLSVGLEHLNDLKADLEQALAAT, encoded by the coding sequence ATGAGCACGAATCCGTCGCAGTCCAAGCACTTCGAGACCCTGGCCCTGCACGCCGGCTACGAGCCCGATCCCACCACCGGCTCGCGCGCGGTGCCCATCTACCAGACGACGAGCTACCGCTTCCGCAACGCGCAGCACGCGGCGGACCTGTTCGCGCTCAAGGAGCCGGGCAACATCTACACGCGCATCATGAACCCCACGACGGACGTCTTCGAGAAGCGCATCGCCGCGCTCGAGGGCGGAGTGGGGGCGCTGGCGGTGGCGTCGGGACAGGCGGCGGAGACGCTGGCCATCCTGAACATCCTCAAGGCGGGAGACGAGCTCGTCTCGGCCACGAGCCTGTATGGGGGCACGTACAACCTGTTCAAGGTGACGCTGCCGCGGCTGGGCATCCAGACGCGCTTCGTGGACGCGAACAAGCCGGAGGAGGTGAAGGCGGCCATCGGGCCCAGGACGAAGGCGCTCTACATCGAGTCGGTGGGCAACCCGAGGCTGGACATTCCGGACTTCGAGGCGCTGGGTGCGGTGGCGCGCGAGGCGGGCCTTCCGCTCATCGTGGACAACACGGCGCTGTCGCCGGCGCTGTTCAACCCGCTGCGGCACGGGGCGAACATCGTGGTGCACAGCGCGACGAAGTACATCGGCGGGCACGGGACGTCGATTGGCGGCGTCATCGTGGACGGAGGAACGTTCCCCTGGGACAACGGACGCTTCCCCGAGTTCACCGAGCCCAACCCGGGCTACCACGGGCTGCGGCTGACGGAGGCGCTCGGCGCGGCGGCGTACATTGGCAAGGCGCGGCTGGAGGGGCTGAGGGACCTGGGCCCGGCGCTGAGCCCGTTCAACGCGCACGCCTTCATCCTGGGGCTGGAGACGCTGAAGCTGCGAGTGGAGCGGCACTCGGAGAACGCGCTGGCGGTGGCGAAGTGGCTGCGGCGGCACCCGAAGGTGGAGTGGGTGCGCTACCCGGGGCTGGAGGAAGACCCGTCGTTCGCGAACGCGAGGAAGTACCTGCGCAACGGAGCGGGCGGACTGGTGACGTTCGGGGTGCGAGGGGGCGTGGAGGCGGGACGCAAGCTCATCGATGGCGTGAAGCTGTGGAGCCTGTTGGCGAACATCGGTGACACGCGCTCGTTGGTCATCCACCCGGCGAGCACGACGCACCAGCAGCTGACGCCCGAGGAGCGGCTGAGCACGGGAGTGACGGACGGACTGGTGCGTCTGTCGGTGGGCCTGGAGCACCTGAACGATCTGAAGGCGGACCTGGAGCAGGCGCTCGCCGCGACCTGA
- a CDS encoding sugar transferase: MLQRRAARTLLMHALRATSRIFLLIVADIAAFLMVRAALNVVQTSQKLEPLDAATRWAVPPLGSAGGWQMGGALVVGLLIAGAYRSGDDWRSLRRVFSGVLLAVGLVLWRDLWLRGLAPVVVHYFTAVGGLGAAVMVNRFVLDRLVARLIRIPAFHSPAERVMLVGSPDDPASQRVHKRLAHFGVLEVVGWVSPTVPELPSDGPGKVLGSVDDLWNVLQHNAVDTVVLCGFVDDVQMKLLMEAVVSAGVRLLAVSRYDRLGWVRPSPISYRSLPFMELTVPSLRAQQMWVKRGVDLVCAGLGLLAISPLLSLIAIAIKLDSRGPVFFAQERVGQGGRIFRMMKFRTMRVGADAEKAKLAHLNTSGDARLFKIPNDPRVTRVGAFLRKWSLDELPQLINVLRGEMSLVGPRPFFESDLVNYREHHFGRLGALPGITGLWQVSGRSSITDFEDVVRLDCEYIHRWSLWLDLEILLRTLPAVLRRTGAY; the protein is encoded by the coding sequence GTGCTGCAGCGCCGTGCCGCCCGCACGCTGCTGATGCACGCGCTGAGGGCCACCTCGCGCATCTTCCTGCTGATCGTCGCCGACATCGCGGCCTTCCTCATGGTCCGCGCCGCGTTGAACGTCGTGCAGACCAGCCAGAAGCTCGAGCCCCTCGACGCGGCCACCCGCTGGGCCGTGCCCCCGCTCGGCTCCGCCGGTGGATGGCAGATGGGCGGCGCGCTCGTGGTGGGCCTGCTCATCGCCGGGGCCTACCGCTCGGGAGATGACTGGCGCTCGCTGCGGCGGGTCTTCAGCGGCGTGCTGCTCGCGGTGGGCCTGGTGCTCTGGCGCGACCTGTGGCTGCGCGGCCTCGCCCCCGTGGTGGTGCACTACTTCACGGCGGTGGGGGGCCTGGGCGCCGCCGTCATGGTGAACCGCTTCGTGCTCGACCGGCTCGTCGCCCGGCTCATCCGCATCCCCGCCTTCCACTCCCCCGCCGAGCGGGTGATGTTGGTGGGCTCTCCGGATGACCCGGCCAGCCAGCGGGTGCACAAGCGCCTGGCGCACTTCGGCGTGCTCGAGGTGGTGGGGTGGGTCTCCCCCACCGTGCCCGAGCTTCCCAGCGACGGTCCGGGCAAGGTGCTCGGTTCCGTGGATGACCTCTGGAACGTGCTGCAGCACAACGCCGTGGACACCGTGGTGCTCTGCGGCTTCGTGGACGACGTGCAGATGAAGCTGCTGATGGAGGCCGTGGTGTCCGCCGGCGTCCGGTTGCTGGCCGTGTCCCGCTATGACCGGCTCGGCTGGGTGCGCCCCTCGCCCATCTCCTACCGCTCGCTGCCCTTCATGGAGCTCACCGTCCCCTCGCTGCGCGCGCAGCAGATGTGGGTCAAGCGCGGGGTGGACCTGGTGTGCGCGGGCCTGGGGCTGCTGGCCATCTCCCCGCTGCTGTCGCTCATCGCCATCGCCATCAAGCTCGACTCGCGCGGGCCCGTCTTCTTCGCCCAGGAGCGGGTGGGGCAGGGCGGCCGCATCTTCCGCATGATGAAGTTCCGCACCATGCGGGTGGGCGCCGACGCCGAGAAGGCCAAGCTGGCCCACCTCAACACCAGCGGCGACGCCCGCCTCTTCAAGATTCCCAATGACCCTCGCGTCACCCGCGTGGGCGCCTTCCTGCGCAAGTGGAGCCTGGACGAGTTGCCCCAGCTCATCAACGTGCTGCGCGGGGAGATGTCGCTGGTGGGACCCAGGCCCTTCTTCGAGTCGGACCTGGTCAACTACCGCGAGCACCACTTTGGCCGGTTGGGCGCCCTGCCGGGCATCACCGGCCTGTGGCAGGTCAGCGGCCGCAGCTCCATCACCGACTTCGAGGACGTGGTCCGGCTCGACTGCGAGTACATCCACCGCTGGTCGCTCTGGCTGGACCTCGAGATCCTGCTGCGGACGCTGCCGGCCGTGCTGCGGCGCACCGGCGCCTACTGA
- a CDS encoding alpha/beta fold hydrolase produces MSPSPCVFDLSLPDLPLEAGARVMSHVARGWWWGPEQDLPWLRSRARVLPRETVRENALRVVRRTKEELHRIATAPRHPPPVSADPTVPTVLLVHALTGDMRAGGEGGWWEPVIGPGRALDPERVRLLCFNNLGSCYGSSGPADEGFPRRVDDHRFAPPEPLAKGDLKQNEHLLPATVTPWDQARAILQALDALGIERISLGVGGSLGGMIVLCLAVLAPERFERICPIAAAEEASPWVVGWNHVARQALLLDPEFPETPARGLELARQLAMLTYRAEPGLESRHGRHQPRPGENQAPGWSSRALYPIQSYLEYQGEKLRARFDARTYLALLGAMDHHDLARAPEGDTGGTWGAARIRASALCVGIDTDQLFYPEHMERLTERLRAHGRHAEYAELSSAHGHDGFLIEWEPLDGLLRRALALPHASGPGYAGTSTGGDSPSTPGTVEEVCPAALHSAAYALSTRPAPC; encoded by the coding sequence ATGTCCCCGTCGCCCTGTGTCTTCGATCTCTCACTGCCCGACCTGCCGCTCGAAGCAGGGGCGCGGGTCATGTCCCACGTGGCGCGAGGCTGGTGGTGGGGGCCGGAGCAGGACCTGCCCTGGCTGCGTTCACGAGCGCGAGTGCTCCCAAGAGAGACCGTGCGGGAGAACGCGCTGCGAGTCGTGCGCCGCACGAAGGAAGAGCTCCACCGCATCGCCACCGCTCCACGTCACCCGCCCCCGGTGAGCGCGGACCCGACGGTGCCCACGGTGCTGTTGGTGCACGCGCTGACGGGAGACATGCGCGCGGGAGGCGAAGGCGGGTGGTGGGAGCCGGTCATTGGACCTGGGCGGGCGTTGGATCCGGAGCGGGTGCGGCTGCTGTGTTTCAACAACCTGGGCTCCTGTTACGGGAGCTCGGGGCCGGCGGACGAGGGCTTCCCGCGGCGCGTGGACGACCACCGCTTCGCTCCCCCCGAGCCGCTGGCGAAGGGAGACCTGAAACAGAACGAGCACCTGCTGCCGGCCACGGTGACGCCGTGGGACCAGGCGCGCGCCATCCTGCAGGCGCTGGACGCGCTGGGCATCGAGCGGATCTCCCTCGGGGTGGGAGGCTCGCTGGGAGGGATGATCGTCCTGTGCCTGGCGGTGCTGGCGCCGGAGCGCTTCGAGCGCATCTGTCCCATCGCGGCGGCGGAGGAGGCGAGCCCGTGGGTGGTGGGCTGGAACCACGTGGCGAGACAGGCGCTGCTGCTGGACCCGGAGTTCCCCGAGACGCCCGCCCGGGGCCTGGAGCTGGCGAGGCAGCTCGCGATGCTCACCTACCGTGCGGAGCCGGGCCTGGAATCGCGCCATGGGCGCCACCAGCCGCGTCCGGGAGAAAACCAGGCGCCAGGATGGTCCTCGCGGGCGCTCTACCCCATCCAGAGCTACCTCGAGTACCAGGGCGAGAAGCTGCGAGCGCGCTTCGACGCGCGGACGTACCTGGCGTTGCTGGGGGCGATGGACCACCACGACCTCGCGCGGGCGCCCGAGGGGGACACGGGTGGAACGTGGGGCGCGGCCCGCATCCGCGCGAGCGCCCTGTGCGTGGGCATCGACACCGACCAGCTCTTCTACCCCGAGCACATGGAGCGGCTGACGGAGCGCCTGCGGGCACACGGGCGCCACGCGGAGTACGCCGAGCTCTCCAGCGCCCACGGACACGACGGCTTCCTCATCGAGTGGGAGCCGCTCGACGGGCTGCTGCGGCGCGCGCTCGCCCTGCCCCACGCTTCGGGCCCGGGGTACGCGGGCACGTCCACGGGAGGGGACTCCCCCTCCACGCCAGGAACGGTGGAGGAGGTGTGCCCGGCCGCCCTGCACTCGGCGGCGTACGCTTTGTCCACTCGGCCCGCTCCTTGCTGA
- a CDS encoding glycosyltransferase produces the protein MSILVGAFAVLVGLSCAYWLLGTWGFVQLERGLPRLDAPGVPEPARWPRVSLVIPACNEVDTLEAAVASRLAQDYPALEIVLVDDRSNDGTSALVDRLAASDARVKALHLTHLPEGWLGKLHALQRGAEAATGDWLLFTDADVHFAPDTVRRAMALCEARSWDFLTVLFRLRPTSFLLDAAVSTTMRMIGAAARLHRVADPGSSASMGAGVFNLVRRDMLARTRGFEWLKLEIADDAALGQMIKRAGGRCGVVHALGHVSVELYPSLRAMARGCEKAGYGVMGQLSNTRLVLSCLLYLLIETAPLLALAPGWPAWLRVLGLVGTGMALATCALASHVLRRPLLATLAFPVGTLLFVTFLLRSGWLGWRRGGIVWRGTLYPTELLRTGIRFETPF, from the coding sequence ATGAGCATCCTGGTGGGCGCCTTCGCGGTGCTGGTGGGCCTGAGCTGTGCGTACTGGCTCCTGGGCACGTGGGGCTTCGTACAGTTGGAGCGGGGGCTGCCGCGCCTGGACGCCCCCGGCGTTCCCGAGCCGGCCCGGTGGCCCCGGGTGTCGCTCGTCATTCCCGCCTGCAACGAGGTGGACACGCTGGAGGCCGCCGTGGCCTCGCGCCTCGCCCAGGACTACCCGGCGCTGGAAATCGTACTCGTCGACGACCGCTCCAACGACGGGACGAGCGCCCTGGTGGATCGTCTCGCCGCCTCGGACGCACGGGTGAAGGCCCTCCACCTCACCCACCTGCCCGAGGGCTGGCTCGGCAAGCTGCACGCGCTCCAGCGCGGCGCCGAGGCCGCCACCGGCGACTGGCTGCTCTTCACGGACGCGGACGTGCACTTCGCTCCGGACACCGTGCGCCGAGCCATGGCCCTGTGCGAGGCCCGCTCCTGGGACTTCCTCACCGTGCTCTTCCGCCTGCGGCCCACGTCCTTCCTCCTGGACGCCGCCGTCTCCACCACCATGCGGATGATTGGCGCCGCCGCACGGCTCCACCGCGTGGCGGACCCTGGCTCCTCGGCCTCGATGGGGGCCGGCGTCTTCAACCTCGTGCGCCGCGACATGCTCGCGCGCACCCGCGGCTTCGAGTGGCTCAAGCTGGAGATCGCCGATGACGCCGCCCTCGGGCAGATGATCAAGCGCGCCGGGGGCCGCTGTGGGGTGGTCCACGCGCTCGGCCATGTGAGCGTGGAGCTCTACCCCTCCCTGCGCGCCATGGCCCGGGGTTGCGAGAAGGCCGGCTACGGGGTGATGGGGCAGCTCAGCAACACGCGCCTCGTGCTCTCGTGCCTGCTCTACCTGCTCATCGAGACCGCGCCCCTGCTCGCGCTGGCGCCCGGGTGGCCCGCGTGGCTGCGCGTGCTGGGGCTGGTGGGCACGGGGATGGCGCTCGCCACGTGTGCCCTGGCCAGCCATGTGCTGCGGCGGCCCCTCCTGGCCACACTCGCCTTCCCGGTGGGGACGCTGCTCTTCGTCACCTTCCTGCTGCGCTCGGGTTGGCTCGGGTGGCGGCGCGGCGGCATCGTGTGGCGCGGAACCCTGTACCCCACGGAGCTGCTGCGCACGGGAATCCGCTTCGAGACGCCGTTCTGA
- the deoD gene encoding purine-nucleoside phosphorylase — MPTPHISAAPGDFADVVLMPGDPLRARYIAQRFLQDAREVTSVRNMYGFTGQSRGRKVSVMGHGMGIPSISIYATELIREYGARVLIRVGSCGALRQDVKLRDVIVALAAGTDSNVNRMRLKGQDFPAVADFALARQAVEAAEKRKLAVRTGSVFSSDLFYAPGGENYEVHERMGMLAVEMEVAGLYGVAAEFNARAMALLTVSDHLRTGEKLSAEARQSSFDEMIELALDVAAAQ, encoded by the coding sequence ATGCCTACCCCCCATATCTCCGCCGCGCCGGGAGACTTCGCCGACGTGGTGCTCATGCCCGGCGACCCGCTGCGCGCCCGCTACATCGCCCAGCGCTTCCTCCAGGACGCGCGCGAGGTCACCTCGGTCCGCAACATGTACGGCTTCACCGGCCAGAGCCGGGGCCGCAAGGTGTCCGTCATGGGCCATGGAATGGGTATCCCCTCCATCTCCATCTACGCCACCGAGCTCATCCGCGAGTATGGCGCCCGCGTGCTCATCCGCGTGGGCAGCTGCGGCGCCCTGCGCCAGGACGTGAAGCTGCGTGACGTCATCGTCGCGCTCGCCGCGGGCACCGACTCCAACGTCAACCGCATGCGCCTCAAGGGCCAGGACTTCCCCGCCGTGGCGGACTTCGCCCTCGCCCGCCAGGCCGTCGAGGCCGCCGAGAAGCGCAAGCTCGCGGTGCGCACCGGCTCCGTCTTCAGCTCGGACCTCTTCTACGCCCCGGGCGGGGAGAACTACGAGGTCCACGAGCGCATGGGCATGCTCGCCGTGGAGATGGAGGTGGCGGGCCTGTACGGCGTCGCCGCCGAGTTCAACGCCCGCGCCATGGCGCTGCTCACCGTGTCGGACCACCTGCGCACCGGCGAGAAGCTCAGCGCCGAGGCGCGCCAGAGCTCGTTCGACGAGATGATCGAACTGGCCCTGGACGTGGCCGCCGCTCAGTAG
- a CDS encoding superoxide dismutase family protein: MRKLLWVAVGLALAGCGGARATAELMNTSGQKIGTVTLVERGDAVELQVEATGLEPGPHGIHFHQVGLCEAPGFTSAGSHFNPLDKQHGLESPTGAHAGDLPNLEADASGKASYKTTTERVMLGEGQLSIFDADGTALVIHAQADDQLTDPTGNSGGRVACGVLARDE; this comes from the coding sequence ATGCGGAAGCTGCTCTGGGTTGCGGTCGGACTGGCGCTGGCGGGGTGTGGTGGGGCGCGCGCGACGGCGGAACTGATGAACACGAGCGGCCAGAAGATCGGCACGGTGACACTGGTGGAGCGGGGAGACGCGGTGGAGCTCCAGGTGGAGGCCACCGGACTGGAGCCGGGCCCGCACGGAATCCACTTCCATCAGGTGGGCCTGTGCGAGGCGCCGGGCTTCACCAGCGCGGGGAGCCACTTCAACCCGCTGGACAAGCAGCATGGGCTGGAGTCGCCCACCGGCGCGCATGCCGGGGACCTGCCCAACCTGGAGGCGGACGCGAGCGGCAAGGCCTCCTACAAGACCACGACGGAGCGGGTGATGCTCGGCGAGGGACAGCTCTCCATCTTCGATGCGGATGGCACCGCGCTCGTCATCCACGCCCAGGCGGACGACCAGCTGACGGATCCCACGGGCAACTCGGGGGGACGGGTGGCCTGCGGTGTCCTCGCCCGGGACGAGTAG
- a CDS encoding Uma2 family endonuclease, with product MGRHTQEGEDAFPRAPTQEEWEAMGPEERERVVESLPGEVTWDEMAMPEGDKHLRAKVRTLDLLEGYFSHQRRKVYIGAELPIYYPGERRFAPDLLVVLDVEAHEREKWVVSHEGKGLDWVLEVHVGGDRKKDAEYNVERYARLGIREYFIYDRARERLEGYRLPESGVKVYERMETRQGRYTSEVLGLELEVVNARLQIWAGNALLLESGELVERMREKLEEVQRRVDEEARLREQEARLREQEARLREQEARRREEAERRIAELTAELERLQHRGE from the coding sequence ATGGGACGGCACACACAAGAGGGTGAGGACGCCTTCCCCCGGGCGCCCACACAAGAGGAGTGGGAGGCGATGGGGCCGGAGGAGCGGGAGCGGGTGGTGGAGTCACTGCCCGGAGAGGTGACGTGGGACGAGATGGCCATGCCGGAGGGCGACAAACACCTCCGGGCCAAGGTGCGCACGCTGGACCTCCTGGAGGGCTACTTCAGCCACCAGCGGCGCAAGGTGTACATCGGTGCGGAGCTGCCCATCTACTACCCGGGCGAGCGCCGCTTCGCCCCGGACCTGCTGGTGGTGCTGGATGTGGAGGCGCACGAGCGGGAGAAGTGGGTGGTGAGCCACGAGGGCAAGGGGCTGGACTGGGTGCTGGAGGTCCACGTGGGCGGCGACCGGAAGAAGGACGCCGAGTACAACGTGGAGCGCTACGCGCGGTTGGGCATTCGCGAGTACTTCATCTACGACCGGGCCCGGGAGCGGCTGGAGGGCTACCGGTTACCGGAGTCCGGGGTGAAGGTGTACGAGCGGATGGAGACGAGGCAGGGCCGCTACACCTCGGAAGTGCTGGGGCTGGAGTTGGAGGTGGTGAACGCGCGCTTGCAGATATGGGCAGGCAACGCGCTGCTGCTGGAATCGGGGGAACTGGTGGAGCGGATGCGGGAGAAGCTGGAGGAGGTCCAGCGGCGGGTGGACGAGGAAGCGCGGCTGCGCGAGCAGGAAGCCCGGCTGCGCGAGCAGGAGGCACGGCTGCGCGAGCAGGAGGCCCGGCGGCGCGAAGAGGCGGAGCGCCGCATCGCGGAGCTGACGGCCGAGTTGGAGCGCCTCCAGCACCGCGGGGAATGA